In the Helianthus annuus cultivar XRQ/B chromosome 11, HanXRQr2.0-SUNRISE, whole genome shotgun sequence genome, one interval contains:
- the LOC110888975 gene encoding uncharacterized protein LOC110888975, translated as MCFIFNDCLQVFIPKLTQDESKERRKLRKLYIDGKRYGTQKGTSQSIHVIASTSGSSSIPHDMVNVTTEASIGYGVFEPRLLQNHCKERRRLRKLYLDSNLSCLTNNMTTPINIRRFSLSSNITNSSNTTPTILQSSSLQRMSPGKRKLLSKPRVTTPIPMIDLTTEETTDDAIYKGVSTDYFDHGDQCITCEVCNAKLWDAEKGRGRKEKGRICYFLCCGYGKVELPDYKDAVPSYKKLFTYKDKESKHFLNNIRRYNSMFAFTSMGGKVDHTVNRGNGPFCYRISGENYHSTGSLLPEDGDQPKFCQLYIFDTDNELSNRHSVVSRSKDSSSASVAELDSKLIEHIKCVLDSENQLLKAYRMVRDCFHENPDLNLKLRLIGIREKDGRTYNLPTCGEVAALIVGDIANTINNRDIVIETQTGTLKRISELHPSYLALQYPILFPYGDDGYRIDIPHRGVVDVINKKRPNCTMREFFAYRVQDRINQFSLILNSRRLFQQFLVDAYTMIESERLNYIRLQQKNLRSDSYESLCELRNKGQQDISKVGKRIFLPSSFTGGARYMMQNYLDAMAICKWFGYPDFFITITCNPKWPEVKRFLRDTNLKPKDRPDILTRLFKIKLDSICKDFKERHLFGKVAAVVYTIEFQKRGLPHAHLCLFLENESKLPTVDHVDPFITAEIPDEDEDAELYALVKDYMIHGPCGNANLSCPLKNEIDIDNRSVVPYNKKLLKRYQAHINVEWCNQAGSIKYLFKYINKGPDRATVAVVQHDNNNEQLEQDEVKEYYDCRYISACEASWRIFAYDVHYRTPSVMRLPFHLPGKQPVVFGPDEDINQVLNKPSVKASMFLSWMERNKDPNDTLARTLTYVQFPSWYVWKLDKRCWEPRQRHKSIGRIHAVSPSLGEAYYLRILLNKVKGPKSFDDIKTVDGKVYDTFRDACYALGLLDDDAEYIEAIKEANETGSPSYLRNLFATLLLTNTLSRPEVVWESTWRYMTDDYIYRLRKYHRLTALSIPDHQLKNYVLSEVEKFLARNNSSLKRFETMSYPDTASMSDSDNRLINEERIYDQTNLQLEFNNQLNLLTEEQRSVFQQIINAIEGNKGGVFFVYGYGGTGKTFLWKTLSAAIRSKGQIVLNVASSGIASLLLSGGRTAHSRFRIPLNLT; from the exons atgtgttttatatttaatgATTGTCTGCAAGTTTTCATCCCTAAACTTACTCAAGATGAGAGTAAGGAGAGGCGTAAACTTAGAAAATTATACATCGATGGTAAACGTTATGGAACGCAAAAAGGTACATCACAATCTATACATGTTATAGCATCTACCTCTGGTTCGTCATCCATTCCGCATGACATGGTCAATGTTACAACAGAGGCGTCCATTGGATATGGAG TTTTTGAACCGAGACTTCTTCAAAATCACTGCAAAGAGAGACGGAGGTTAAGGAAGTTATATTTAGACA GTAATCTTAGTTGTCTTACAAACAACATGACTACACCAATAAACATCCGTCGTTTTTCTCTATCTTCAAACATCACAAATTCTAGCAACACAACAcctactattctacaaagttctTCTTTACAGAGGATGTCGCCGGGAAAACGTAAGTTATTAAGTAAACCACGAGTTACAACTCCTATACCAATGATCGACTTGACGACAGAGGAAACTACAGATGATGCAATTTACAAAGGAGTTTCAACAG ATTATTTTGATCATGGTGACCAATGTATTACTTGTGAAGTATGCAATGCTAAATTATGGGATGCTGAAAAAGGAAGGGGAAGAAAAGAGAAAGGAAGAATATGCTATTTCTTATGTTGTGGTTATGGCAAAGTAGAGCTACCAGATTATAAAGATGCTGTTCCAAGTTATAAGAAACTTTTTACGTATAAGGATAAAGAAAGCAAACATTTTTTGAATAATATTCGACGGTATAACTCCATGTTTGCTTTCACGTCAATGGGTGGTAAGGTTGATCACACTGTCAACAGAGGTAACGGACCATTCTGCTACAGAATTAGTGGAGAGAACTACCACAGCACTGGAAGCCTGCTTCCCGAAGACGGAGATCAACCTAAATTTTGCCAGCTCTACATTTTCGATACTGACAACGAACTTTCCAACAGACATTCCGTTGTTAG TCGTTCCAAGGATTCATCCTCCGCGAGTGTCGCTGAACTTGATAGTAAACTGATTGAACATATAAAATGTGTTTTAGATTCAGAAAACCAGTTGTTAAAAGCTTATAGGATGGTTAGAGACTGTTTTCATGAAAACCCTGATCTTAATCTGAAGCTTCGTCTAATTGGTATTAGAGAAAAGGATGGACGAACGTATAATTTACCAACTTGTGGTGAAGTTGCTGCTCTAATTGTGGGGGATATTGCAAACACAATCAACAATAGAGATATAGTTATTGAAACGCAGACAGGTACTTTGAAAAGAATTAGTGAATTGCATCCTTCATACCTTGCACTTCAATATCCTATTTTATTCCCTTATGGAGATGATGGTTACAGAATTGACATCCCTCATCGAGGTGTCGTAGACGTAATCAATAAGAAACGTCCAAATTGTACAATGAGAGAGTTTTTTGCATATCGTGTGCAAGACAGAATTAATCAGTTTTCATTGATTCTAAATTCAAGGAGACTCTTTCAACAATTCTTGGTTGATGCGTATACTATGATTGAGAGCGAAAGGCTAAACTACATACGACTTCAACAAAAGAATCTAAGGTCAGATAGCTATGAAAGTCTATGTGAATTAAGAAATAAGGGCCAGCAAGACATATCTAAGGTTGGAAAACGAATCTTTTTGCCCTCTTCGTTTACCGGTGGCGCTAGATATATGATGCAAAATTATTTAGATGCCATGGCTATCTGTAAGTGGTTTGGTTATCCGGATTTTTTTATAACCATCACGTGCAATCCAAAGTGGCCTGAGGTAAAAAGGTTTCTTAGAGACACAAATCTTAAACCTAAAGATAGGCCCGATATACTGACGAgattgtttaaaataaagttggaTTCAATTTGCAAAGATTTTAAAGAACGCCATCTATTTGGAAAAGTTGCAGCAG TTGTTTACACAATCGAGTTTCAAAAGAGAGGATTGCCTCATGCCCACCTATGCTTATTCTTAGAAAATGAATCCAAACTTCCAACGGTAGACCATGTTGATCCATTTATAACTGCAGAAAtccctgatgaagatgaagatgcagAATTATATGCGCTTGTGAAAGACTATATGATTCATGGTCCATGTGGTAACGCTAATTTAAGTTGTCCAT TAAAAAATGAAATCGACATAGACAACAGAAGTGTTGTGCCATACAACAAAAAACTTTTGAAACGCTACCAGGCACATATAAATGTTGAGTGGTGCAATCAAGCCGGATCaattaaatatttgtttaaatatataaataaaggcCCTGATAGAGCAACCGTTGCTGTTGTCCAACATGATAATAACAATGAACAACTAGAACAAGACGAGGTGAAAGAATATTATGATTGTAGGTATATATCGGCTTGTGAGGCATCTTGGAGGATCTTCGCCTATGATGTGCATTACAGGACTCCTTCTGTTATGAGGCTGCCTTTCCATCTTCCCGGAAAACAACCTGTTGTTTTTGGACCAGACGAGGATATTAATCAAGTCCTTAACAAACCATCTGTCAAAGCTTCAATGTTTCTTTCCTGGATGGAACGTAACAAAGACCCGAATGACACATTGGCCCGTACACTTACATATGTTCAGTTTCCAAGTTGGTATGTATGGAAGCTTGATAAACGTTGTTGGGAACCTAGACAAAGACATAAGTCAATTGGGAGAATTCACGCTGTAAGTCCGTCTCTTGGGGAAGCATATTATTTAAGAATTCTTCTTAACAAAGTGAAAGGACCAAAATCTTTTGATGATATTAAAACAGTTGATGGTAAGGTATATGATACATTTAGAGATGCATGTTATGCACTCGGTCTTTTGGACGATGACGCAGAATACATTGAGGCAATCAAGGAAGCAAATGAAACAGGATCCCCTTCGTATCTTCGTAATTTATTTGCTACTTTGCTATTAACAAATACGTTGTCCAGACCTGAGGTTGTATGGGAAAGCACATGGAGATACATGACAGACGACTATATCTACAGACTTAGAAAATATCATCGTCTTACAG CTTTATCAATTCCAGATCACCAGCTTAAAAACTACGTTTTGAGtgaagttgaaaaattcttaGCCAGAAACAACTCATCACTCAAAAGATTTGAGACAATGTCGTACCCAGATACTGCGTCTATGTCTGATTCAGacaatcgtttgattaacgaGGAGCGTATCTACGACCAAACGAATCTTCAACTTGAATTTAATAATCAACTTAATTTGCTAACTGAGGAGCAACGGTCAGTTTTCCAACAAATAATCAACGCAATTGAGGGTAACAAAGGTGGGGTTTTTTTTGTTTACGGGTATGGTGGTACCGGCAAGACCTTCTTATGGAAGACATTATCTGCGGCAATCAGATCAAAAGGTCAAATTGTATTAAACGTTGCTTCAAGTGGCATCGCGTCGTTGTTATTGTCTGGTGGCAGGACCGCGCATTCCAGGTTTCGTATTCCATTGAATCTTACATAA
- the LOC110888974 gene encoding ATP-dependent DNA helicase pif1-like, whose protein sequence is MVHKHAFEALDRTMNDIFNIETSNRSNIRFGGKVIVLGGDFRQILPVVPNGGRQEIVNASISSSYLWNTCKLLRLTKNMRLTVGSSASDAEEIKQFAKWLLDIGEGNVGGPNDGEASIEIPSDLLINDTSDPISTLIDFVYPSILENYNNQNYFSERAILAPKNEVVHEINDRLLSLFPGEEREYLSSDSLLSGLPNHRLALKVGVPVMLLRNIDQQNGLCNGTRLQVKKMYNRVIEAEIISGGNIGTRTYIPRISLIPSDKKIPFEFQRRQFPLAVCFAMTINKSQGQSLSRVGLYLKQPVFTHGQLYIALSRVKTRQGVKLLILDNDGKPTNKTTNVVYKEVFRDL, encoded by the exons ATGGTCCATAAGCATGCATTCGAAGCGTTGGATAGAACAATGAACGACATTTTCAATATCGAAACTTCAAACAGATCAAACATCCGCTTTGGAGGGAAGGTTATTGTTTTAGGAGGCGATTTTAGACAGATCCTTCCTGTTGTTCCAAATGGTGGAAGACAAGAGATTGTCAATGCCTCAATAAGTTCGTCTTATCTGTGGAATACATGTAAGTTGCTGAGATTAACAAAAAACATGAGGTTAACAGTTGGAAGTTCAGCATCGGACGCTGAAGAAATAAAACAATTTGCCAAATGGCTTTTGGATATAGGTGAGGGAAATGTTGGTggtccaaatgatggagaagcGTCAATTGAAATACCAAGCGACCTTCTAATCAATGATACATCGGATCCCATTTCAACTTTAATTGATTTTGTGTATCCTTCAATTCTCGAAAACTACAACAATCAGAATTATTTCAGTGAGAGGGCTATACTTGCACCTAAGAACGAGGTTGTGCATGAAATTAATGATCGGTTGTTGTCACTATTCCCAGGCGAAGAACGAGAGTATCTTAGTTCAGACAGTCTTT TATCCGGCTTACCTAATCATAGGCTAGCACTAAAAGTAGGCGTGCCGGTGATGCTATTACGTAACATTGACCAACAAAATGGGCTTTGCAATGGTACTCGACTACAAGTCAAAAAAATGTATAACCGTGTAATAGAAGCCGAGATAATATCCGGAGGGAACATAGGCACTCGCACTTATATACCAAGGATTAGTTTGATACCTTCTGATAAAAAAATTCCTTTTGAGTTTCAAAGGAGACAATTTCCGTTGGCTGTTTGTTTCGCAATGACTATTAACAAGAGTCAGGGACAATCACTGTCTAGAGTTGGTCTGTATCTGAAGCAACCAGTTTTCACCCATGGTCAGCTGTATATTGCTTTATCAAGAGTTAAAACCAGACAAGGAGTTAAACTTCTGATTTTGGACAATGACGGCAAACCTACTAATAAAACGACAAATGTAGTTTACAAAGAAGTATTTCGTGACTTGTGA
- the LOC110891433 gene encoding lachrymatory-factor synthase produces MAKETKNLKWEGKASAQLKTTKAEQVWPLLEDFCNLHKWLPTINTCHYVQGVHGQPGLVRYCATIIPSSNDTDKDPTTVVKWCHEKLLSLDPVQRCLSYEIGENNLGFTTYVAEIKAVDIDDGCVVEWSFVADPVEGMRLEDLCGYLESSLKAMAERMEKELQAATN; encoded by the coding sequence ATGGCTAAAGAAACCAAGAATCTAAAATGGGAAGGCAAAGCAAGTGCACAACTCAAAACCACCAAAGCAGAACAAGTATGGCCACTACTTGAAGACTTTTGCAACTTACACAAATGGCTTCCAACCATCAACACATGCCACTATGTCCAAGGAGTCCATGGCCAGCCAGGTTTAGTAAGATATTGTGCCACCATCATACCATCGTCTAACGACACCGATAAGGATCCAACGACGGTTGTAAAGTGGTGCCATGAGAAGCTGTTGTCACTAGATCCCGTCCAAAGGTGTTTGAGCTATGAGATAGGAGAGAACAACCTTGGGTTTACAACTTATGTTGCTGAGATCAAAGCGGTTGATATCGATGATGGTTGCGTTGTCGAGTGGTCGTTCGTGGCGGATCCGGTGGAGGGAATGAGATTGGaggatttgtgtggttatttggaatCATCTTTGAAAGCTATGGCTGAGAGGATggagaaggagctacaagctgcAACTaattga
- the LOC110887480 gene encoding lachrymatory-factor synthase: protein MEKWEGKVSSTLTKANANQIWPLFIDFFNFHKWFPNLSTCYGVHGTNGEVGGTRYCAGFSLPNKDGGADQVSWSKERLVAVDHENMAMSYEMVDCNVGYKSYLSTIRVVGGDGEGEGCVIEWSFSVNPIDGLTYEDLFQRYQTRLDQTTKKMEDSLVQNNG, encoded by the coding sequence ATGGAGAAATGGGAAGGTAAGGTTTCAAGCACTCTAACAAAAGCAAATGCAAATCAAATATGGCCTTTGTTCATAGACTTCTTCAACTTCCACAAATGGTTTCCCAACTTGTCTACTTGCTACGGGGTCCATGGTACCAATGGCGAGGTTGGAGGCACACGCTATTGTGCCGGTTTCTCACTCCCAAATAAAGATGGTGGCGCGGACCAAGTTAGCTGGTCAAAGGAGCGGTTAGTAGCCGTTGACCACGAGAACATGGCCATGAGCTATGAGATGGTTGATTGCAATGTTGGGTACAAGTCTTATCTTTCGACGATCAGGGTTGTTGGCGGTGACGGTGAAGGTGAAGGGTGTGTGATCGAGTGGTCGTTTTCTGTTAACCCGATTGACGGGTTAACGTATGAAGATCTGTTTCAGAGATATCAAACCAGGCTTGATCAAACCACCAAGAAAATGGAGGATAGTTTGGTTCAAAACAATGGTTAA